The Candidatus Binataceae bacterium genome includes a region encoding these proteins:
- a CDS encoding Crp/Fnr family transcriptional regulator, which produces MNPQATVQAQEKLMARLLALGIPKQTVSALLERHIILRYPKGAELFTKGSPADVIFAVMSGVVKVVNVRPGSDRVLVELAGTGDLVGYADFADARGERSQLFAAQALTNSCVALFTRHHITEVLKGLEPDALIKIGTALNTMWSSVAYRYASFLGMSLRKRLEFVLAELAERFGVPDARGTLLLPELAQEELAEMIGSSRPMVSKLLTEMTARGTLVRSGRRHILLSPSKLEGMTQARREDAGESAVVERAPRTTRSGRNHRATATAASA; this is translated from the coding sequence ATGAACCCGCAGGCAACGGTGCAAGCACAAGAAAAACTAATGGCGCGATTGCTCGCGCTTGGAATCCCAAAACAGACCGTGAGCGCACTCCTGGAGCGCCATATCATCCTGCGCTATCCAAAAGGCGCAGAGCTCTTCACTAAAGGTTCACCTGCGGATGTGATCTTCGCCGTCATGAGCGGCGTGGTTAAGGTTGTCAACGTTCGGCCCGGCAGTGATCGGGTGCTCGTCGAGCTTGCCGGCACCGGCGACCTGGTTGGATACGCGGACTTCGCCGACGCCCGCGGCGAGCGCTCGCAGCTCTTCGCGGCGCAGGCACTGACCAACTCATGCGTGGCGCTCTTCACCCGGCATCATATCACCGAGGTGCTCAAGGGCCTGGAGCCCGATGCTCTTATCAAGATCGGAACGGCGCTTAACACGATGTGGTCGTCGGTGGCGTATCGTTATGCGTCCTTCCTCGGTATGTCGCTGCGCAAGCGGCTCGAGTTCGTGCTGGCGGAGTTGGCGGAGCGCTTCGGCGTGCCCGACGCGCGCGGCACTCTTCTCCTGCCCGAGCTCGCGCAAGAGGAACTGGCCGAAATGATCGGCAGTTCGCGACCGATGGTTAGCAAGCTGCTCACTGAAATGACGGCGCGCGGCACGCTCGTTCGCTCGGGGCGGCGGCATATCCTGCTCTCGCCCTCGAAGCTCGAAGGGATGACTCAAGCGCGCCGTGAGGACGCTGGCGAAAGCGCCGTCGTCGAGCGGGCACCACGAACCACGCGCAGCGGACGAAATCATCGTGCGACGGCTACCGCGGCCAGCGCGTAA